A stretch of the Ischnura elegans chromosome 5, ioIscEleg1.1, whole genome shotgun sequence genome encodes the following:
- the LOC124158965 gene encoding rRNA methyltransferase 3, mitochondrial has translation MKLIGGRLILSYCSNSISSSSRGGGVLNFRNGNHLCIIQRIAASIFTDRGGSNENLIPKEKDDDILKDSDAAEKREDFVSSMPVYAKLKDDDILISKALTSVKSKKNQKSGNKILLEGSRLIADAIKYGAIPEMVFFSRKEDIAKIRWPEENFEMYKVGYRILQKWSSLTSSPGVIGIFKKPNITAREGDNKIMPLQIICDNIRDPGNLGSILRVAAGVGCRQVVLTKGCVELWEPKVLRSGAGAHFILPVHSDRTWDKIPTEFLNEYSTVVLADNSSEVVNMEAESTMTRYDIPIEKYLMVDYSGAWDDGSDVVLVLGGETAGLSADACELAYSRGGVRLNIPLCYGIESLNASTALGIIAFEIRRQFDEWLRRNESLPSKSSSEI, from the exons ATGAAGCTCATTGGGGGACGTTTAATTCTTTCATACTGCTCCAATTCTATTAGTAGTTCATCTCGTGGTGGTGGGGTTTTAAATTTCCGAAATGGAAATCACCTGTGTATTATCCAGAGGATTGCTGCGTCAATTTTTACGGATCGTGGTGGATCGAATGAAAATCTCATACCCAAAGAAAAGGATGATGACATCTTGAAAGATTCCGATGCAGCCGAGAAAAGGGAAGATTTCGTTTCAAGTATGCCTGTGTATGCCAAGCTGAAAGACGATGATATTTTGATCAG CAAAGCTCTTACGTCagttaaatcaaagaaaaatcagaaaagtggaaataaaattcttttagaAGGGTCAAGACTGATAGCAGATGCTATTAAATATGGAGCAATCCCAGAAATGGTGTTTTTCAGTCGCAAGGAAGATATTGCGAAGATAAGATGGccagaggaaaattttgaaatgtacaAAGTTGGATACAGGATATTGCAGAAGTGGTCCAGCTTAACCTCAAGCCCTGGTGTCATAG gaatttttaaaaaaccaaataTTACGGCAAGAGAAGGAGATAATAAGATCATGCCTCTGCAGATAATATGTGACAACATTCGTGATCCCGGCAACCTTGGATCCATTCTGAGGGTTGCTGCTGGTGTTGGATGTAGGCAAGTTGTCCTCACCAAAG GTTGTGTTGAGCTTTGGGAGCCAAAAGTATTGCGGTCTGGTGCTGGTGCCCATTTCATACTTCCAGTTCATTCAGACCGTACGTGGGACAAAATACCAACAGAATTTTTGAATGAGTACTCCACCGTAGTGTTAGCTGATAATTCCAGTGAGGTTGTGAACATGGAAGCTGAATCTACTATGACAAGATATGACATT CCTATTGAGAAGTATTTGATGGTGGACTACAGTGGTGCTTGGGATGATGGAAGTGATGTCGTTCTTGTTCTTGGTGGAGAGACTGCTGGATTGAGTGCAGATGCTTGTGAACTTGCTTATAGTAGAGGTGGAGTGCGCTTGAACATACCTCTCTGTTATGGCATTGAAAGTCTTAATGCCAGCACCGCTCTCGGTATCATTGCCTTTGAAATTAGACGGCAATTTGATGAGTGGCTGAGGAGAAATGAGTCGTTACCCTCAAAATCATCCTCTGAAATCTAG
- the LOC124158966 gene encoding ribosomal protein S6 kinase beta-1 — protein MAGVFDIELHDAENVDADVSDDDAIDVEEGGYDTDPNVNAIIESDDVETVQLCEQNVNTGKEKTGPQDFELRKVLGKGGYGKVFQVRKVTGQDANTIFAMKVLRKASIVRNQKDTAHTKAERNILEAVKHPFIVDLIYAFQTGGKLYLILEYLSGGELFMHLEREGIFLEDTACFYLSEIILALEHLHIQGIIYRDLKPENILLDAQGHVKLTDFGLCKEHIQEGIVTHTFCGTIEYMAPEILTRSGHGKAVDWWSLGALMFDMLTGAPPFTAENRKKTIEKILKGRLTFPPYLTMDAKDLIRRLLRRQVNLRIGSGPNDAEAIKTHCFFKHINWADVLARKLEPPFKPCLAGEDDVSQFDTKFTRQTPIDSPDESTLSESANLVFQGFTYVAPSVLEEIYKPPRVVKARSPRKGPLSSRNPFSPRHHASPHSHHPSPAALAAFGFATRQDGHLVAPIVASGNMPSASAHGDPSEEMVVDMGHMHA, from the exons ATGGCAGGAGTTTTTGATATCGAATTGCATGATGCAGAAAATGTTGATGCGGATGTCTCAGACGATGATGCTATTGATGTCGAAGAG GGTGGTTATGATACTGATCCCAACGTCAATGCCATTATTGA GTCAGACGATGTAGAAACAGTTCAATTATGCGAGCAGAATGTGAATACTGGAAAAGAAAAGACTGGTCCTCAGGATTTTGAGTTAAGGAAGGTACTTGGGAAAGGAGGATATGGTAAAGTATTCCAAGTACGAAAGGTTACAGGGCAAGATGCGAATACGATATTTGCAATGAAAGTACTACGGAAAGCTTCTATTGTCCGAAACCAAAAAGACACTGCACATACTAAGGCTGAACGTAATATTCTAGAAGCAGTCAag CACCCTTTTATAGTCGATTTAATATATGCTTTCCAAACTGGTGGAAAATTATACCTGATTTTGGAGTATTTGAGTGGTGGAGAACTTTTTATGCATCTAGAGAGAGAAGGAATTTTTCTTGAAGATACGGCTTG tttttacctttctgaaataattttagcattaGAGCATTTACACATACAAGGCATAATTTATAG AGACTTGAAGCCTGAAAACATTTTGCTTGATGCACAAGGTCATGTGAAACTCACTGACTTTGGTCTTTGTAAGGAGCATATACAGGAAGGAATAGTGACCCATACATTTTGTGGCACTATTGAATACAT GGCTCCTGAAATACTCACAAGAAGTGGCCATGGCAAAGCTGTGGATTGGTGGTCATTAGGTGCCTTGATGTTTGACATGTTAACTGGTGCT ccACCATTCACAGCTGAAAATAggaagaaaacaattgaaaaaatactaaaaggAAGACTGACATTTCCTCCTTACCTTACTATGGATGCAAAGGATTTAATCCGGAGGCTACTTAGA cgcCAGGTAAACCTGAGGATAGGATCCGGCCCTAATGATGCTGAGGCAATAAAAACTCATTGCTTCTTCAAGCATATTAATTGGGCAGATGTCTTGGCTAGGAAGCTTGAGCCTCCATTCAAGCCATGCTTG GCTGGTGAAGATGACGTCTCACAATTTGACACCAAATTCACTAGGCAAACTCCTATTGATTCACCTGATGAGTCAACCCTTAGTGAAAGTGCAAATTTAGTTTTTCAG GGTTTCACATATGTCGCTCCCTCAGTGCTGGAAGAGATATACAAGCCCCCACGAGTGGTCAAGGCCCGCTCTCCACGCAAGGGTCCCCTTTCGTCACGGAACCCTTTTAGTCCACGCCATCATGCCTCGCCACACAGCCACCACCCATCTCCTGCTGCCCTTGCCGCCTTTGGATTTGCCACTCGCCAGGACGGTCACCTGGTGGCGCCTATTGTGGCGTCTGGAAACATGCCGTCTGCGTCTGCCCATGGTGACCCCTCTGAGGAGATGGTTGTTGACATGGGTCACATGCATGCATAG